A part of Blastopirellula marina genomic DNA contains:
- a CDS encoding ATP synthase F0 subunit B, protein MRNALLRPTPWSTFAGVLLIGFLVAPAWAQDAEKEEPAAEAQPMAAAEDARQEKQEDRHERAEKFKEIVADVADGDLEEAIADAHDEGHAGHGNPDDLSHNDASASLEDPLAFQLELSLFTLFVFLGLVTVLGYFAWGPIVAALKAREESMEGKMKKAEEMYEQAKAKLDEYTRKLSEAQQEIKQTRDDMIKLADDKAKQIEEAAQKSAQATMERATREIEAAKGAAINELAQASVNLAVELAGEITRKELTPEDHANLIQDSISKLPSTN, encoded by the coding sequence ATGCGAAACGCATTACTTCGACCTACGCCATGGAGCACGTTCGCAGGGGTTCTTCTGATTGGTTTTCTGGTTGCCCCTGCCTGGGCTCAGGACGCCGAGAAGGAAGAGCCTGCCGCAGAAGCGCAGCCAATGGCGGCGGCAGAAGACGCTCGCCAGGAGAAGCAGGAAGACCGTCACGAGCGAGCTGAGAAGTTCAAGGAAATCGTCGCCGATGTCGCTGATGGCGACCTCGAAGAGGCGATTGCCGACGCTCATGACGAGGGTCACGCTGGTCATGGCAACCCGGACGATCTCTCCCATAACGATGCTTCGGCATCATTGGAAGATCCTTTGGCTTTTCAGCTTGAACTTTCGCTGTTCACATTGTTCGTCTTCCTTGGCTTGGTGACCGTCTTAGGTTACTTCGCCTGGGGACCGATCGTCGCTGCCCTGAAAGCTCGCGAAGAGTCGATGGAAGGCAAGATGAAGAAGGCGGAAGAGATGTATGAGCAAGCCAAAGCTAAGCTCGACGAGTACACTCGTAAGCTCTCGGAAGCCCAACAGGAAATCAAACAGACGCGGGATGACATGATCAAACTGGCCGACGATAAGGCCAAGCAGATCGAAGAAGCTGCCCAGAAGTCGGCTCAAGCGACCATGGAGCGAGCAACCCGCGAAATCGAGGCCGCCAAGGGGGCCGCGATCAACGAACTGGCCCAGGCTTCCGTCAACTTGGCAGTGGAACTTGCGGGCGAGATCACCCGCAAGGAACTGACGCCAGAAGACCACGCCAACCTGATTCAGGATTCGATTTCCAAGCTGCCTAGCACTAACTAG
- the atpH gene encoding ATP synthase F1 subunit delta — protein sequence MAGPSSDNSTFDLGRQRIGTVYAKALLGAADEAGQTEAVLEEFQSLLHDVIAQREDLRHAIAGSILTEEQRIDVLNKAFGEKMNPVLLTFLKVVTQHGRQDCLREIYEAARKIDNDRRGLIEVTATTAAELPEQLAASLTERLKEKLGREVALKTEVDPDLIGGLVLHVGDTVFDGSLANRLKQLRLKALEKTAQEAKASLERFTNSTQS from the coding sequence ATGGCTGGACCATCTTCCGACAATTCGACCTTTGACCTCGGCCGGCAACGCATCGGCACCGTATACGCCAAAGCTTTGCTTGGGGCGGCGGACGAAGCTGGCCAAACCGAGGCGGTTCTGGAAGAGTTCCAATCGTTGCTTCATGATGTGATCGCTCAGCGTGAAGATCTGCGGCACGCGATCGCAGGTTCGATCCTGACGGAAGAGCAACGGATCGATGTCCTGAACAAGGCCTTTGGCGAGAAAATGAATCCTGTGCTGCTCACCTTTTTGAAGGTGGTCACCCAGCACGGAAGGCAAGATTGTCTTCGCGAGATTTACGAAGCCGCGCGGAAGATCGATAACGATCGACGCGGACTGATCGAGGTTACGGCAACGACTGCTGCCGAACTTCCGGAACAACTTGCAGCGAGCCTGACGGAGCGTCTGAAAGAGAAGCTTGGTCGGGAGGTTGCGTTGAAGACGGAAGTCGATCCTGATCTCATTGGCGGACTGGTCCTGCATGTTGGGGACACGGTCTTTGATGGCAGCCTCGCCAATCGGCTGAAACAGCTTCGGCTCAAGGCTCTCGAAAAAACGGCTCAGGAGGCAAAAGCCTCGCTCGAGCGATTCACCAATTCAACGCAGAGTTAA